The Brassica napus cultivar Da-Ae chromosome C7, Da-Ae, whole genome shotgun sequence genome has a segment encoding these proteins:
- the LOC106410289 gene encoding probable small nuclear ribonucleoprotein F isoform X1: protein MATIPVNPKPFLNNLTGKTVIVKLKWGMEYKGFLASVDSYMNLQLGNTEEYIDGQLTGNLGEILIRCNNVLYVRGVPEDEELGDAEQD from the exons ATGGCT ACCATACCGGTAAACCCGAAGCCGTTCTTGAACAACTTAACCGGAAAGACGGTTATCGTCAAGCTCAAATGGGGAATGGAATACAAAG GTTTCCTCGCCTCTGTTGACTCCTACATGAACTTGCAG cTTGGAAACACTGAAGAATACATCGATGGACAGTTGACTGGAAACCTCGGAGAGATCTTGATCAG ATGCAACAACGTTTTGTATGTCCGAGGTGTGCCAGAAGATGAAGAACTCGGAGACGCTGAACAAGACTAG